One genomic region from Streptomyces sp. NBC_00457 encodes:
- a CDS encoding ATP-binding protein, with translation MSVTVEPSSVEVPENTPAQDSAQEAEALRPHAEDAFAAELATLAAQDDRPRPARWKMSPWAVATYLLGGTLPDGTVITPKYVGPRRIVEVAVTTLATDRALLLLGVPGTAKTWVSEHLAAAVSGDSTLLVQGTAGTPEEAIRYGWNYAQLLAHGPTRDALVPSPVMRAMAEGMTARVEELTRIPADVQDTLITILSEKTLPIPELGQEVQAVRGFNLIATANDRDRGVNDLSSALRRRFNTVVLPLPESVEAEVDIVSRRVDQIGRSLDLPSVPDGVDEIRRVVTVFRELRDGATSDGRTKVKSPSGTLSTAEAISVVTSGLALAAHFGDGVLRAGDVAAGILGAVVRDPAADRVIWQEYLEAVVRERDGWKDFYRACREVSA, from the coding sequence ATGTCTGTGACCGTGGAACCGTCGTCCGTCGAAGTGCCCGAGAACACGCCCGCGCAAGATTCCGCGCAGGAAGCGGAGGCGCTGCGCCCGCACGCCGAGGACGCCTTCGCCGCCGAACTCGCCACGCTGGCCGCGCAGGACGACCGTCCGCGCCCGGCCCGCTGGAAGATGTCGCCGTGGGCCGTCGCCACATATCTCCTCGGCGGCACCCTGCCGGACGGCACGGTGATCACACCGAAGTACGTCGGCCCGCGCCGCATCGTCGAGGTCGCCGTCACCACACTCGCCACCGACCGCGCCCTGCTACTGCTCGGCGTGCCCGGCACCGCCAAGACCTGGGTCTCCGAGCATCTGGCCGCGGCGGTCAGCGGCGACTCGACCCTGCTCGTGCAGGGCACGGCGGGCACGCCGGAGGAGGCGATCCGGTACGGCTGGAACTACGCGCAGTTGCTCGCGCACGGCCCGACCCGTGACGCCCTCGTGCCCAGCCCGGTGATGCGGGCCATGGCCGAAGGGATGACAGCGCGGGTCGAGGAGCTGACCCGCATCCCGGCCGACGTGCAGGACACGCTCATCACGATCCTGTCGGAGAAGACGCTGCCGATACCGGAGCTGGGGCAGGAGGTGCAGGCGGTCCGCGGCTTCAACCTGATCGCCACGGCCAACGACCGCGACCGCGGGGTCAACGACCTGTCCAGCGCGCTGCGCCGCCGCTTCAACACGGTCGTGCTGCCGCTGCCGGAGAGCGTCGAGGCCGAGGTCGACATCGTCTCCCGTCGCGTGGACCAGATCGGCCGCTCCCTCGACCTGCCGTCCGTGCCGGACGGTGTCGACGAGATCCGCCGCGTCGTGACCGTCTTCCGCGAGCTGCGCGACGGGGCCACCTCCGACGGCCGTACGAAGGTGAAGTCGCCCAGCGGCACGCTGTCCACCGCCGAGGCGATCTCCGTCGTCACCAGCGGGCTGGCGCTGGCCGCCCACTTCGGCGACGGCGTGCTGCGGGCCGGTGACGTCGCCGCGGGCATCCTCGGCGCCGTCGTCCGTGACCCGGCGGCCGACCGGGTCATCTGGCAGGAGTACCTGGAGGCGGTCGTCCGCGAGCGCGACGGCTGGAAGGACTTCTACCGGGCATGCCGGGAGGTGAGCGCGTGA
- a CDS encoding SWIM zinc finger family protein: MTQQGVRWTADQVLALAPDAASRKAGSKLGAAGPWSEAGSSDEGTVWGLCKGSGSKPYQTVVDIADASGPAYKCSCPSRKFPCKHALGLLLLWAGGDAAVPPGRAPDWAEQWLAGRRRRTEEKRAAGPTGATSGSGDPEAARRRAERRAERVTAGASELEQRLADLLRGGLAGAEQAGYGLWEETAARMVDAQAPGLASRVRELGAIPASGPGWPVRLLEECALLHLLDQGWLRRERLPEELAATVRSRVGLPASADGQPVRDRWLILAQYDTADPKLTTRRIWLHGADTARTALLLSYGAAGRAPELALPVGLTLDAEVSAYPGAGQLRASLGEQFAPPAPAAIRPPGVTTAQAAARYGDALRDDPWLESVPVTLDRVIPTPDGDSWELADADGATALPLTPSARSRPGLWRLVALSGGAPLKVFGECGHRGFNPLTAWTEGAGEAVALC; the protein is encoded by the coding sequence ATGACTCAGCAGGGGGTGCGCTGGACCGCGGACCAGGTGCTTGCACTGGCGCCTGACGCCGCGTCACGCAAGGCGGGAAGCAAACTCGGAGCGGCCGGGCCGTGGTCCGAGGCGGGCAGTTCCGACGAGGGGACGGTGTGGGGGCTGTGCAAGGGCAGTGGCAGCAAGCCGTATCAGACGGTCGTCGACATCGCGGACGCCTCCGGCCCCGCGTACAAGTGCAGTTGTCCGAGCCGCAAGTTCCCGTGCAAACACGCGCTCGGGCTGCTGCTGCTCTGGGCGGGCGGCGACGCCGCGGTGCCGCCGGGCCGGGCGCCGGACTGGGCGGAGCAGTGGCTCGCCGGCAGACGCCGGCGCACGGAGGAGAAGCGGGCGGCGGGGCCGACCGGTGCCACGTCCGGGTCCGGTGATCCGGAGGCCGCCCGGCGCCGGGCGGAGCGTCGCGCCGAGCGGGTCACGGCGGGGGCGTCGGAGCTGGAGCAGCGCCTGGCTGACCTGTTGCGCGGCGGCCTCGCGGGCGCGGAGCAGGCGGGGTACGGGCTGTGGGAGGAGACCGCGGCCCGCATGGTCGACGCCCAGGCCCCCGGACTGGCCTCACGCGTCCGCGAGTTGGGGGCGATCCCGGCGTCCGGTCCCGGCTGGCCGGTGCGGCTGCTGGAGGAGTGCGCCCTGCTCCACCTCCTCGACCAGGGCTGGCTGCGCCGGGAGCGGCTGCCCGAGGAACTGGCGGCGACGGTCCGCTCCCGCGTCGGCCTGCCCGCCTCGGCGGACGGCCAGCCGGTCCGGGACCGCTGGCTGATCCTCGCCCAGTACGACACGGCCGATCCGAAGCTGACGACCCGCAGAATCTGGCTGCACGGCGCCGACACGGCTCGCACCGCACTGCTCCTCTCCTACGGCGCCGCGGGCCGCGCTCCCGAACTGGCGCTGCCGGTCGGGCTGACCCTGGACGCCGAGGTGTCCGCGTACCCCGGAGCTGGGCAACTGCGGGCTTCCCTGGGTGAGCAGTTCGCGCCACCCGCTCCGGCGGCGATACGTCCGCCGGGAGTGACGACGGCCCAGGCGGCCGCCCGTTACGGCGATGCGCTGCGGGACGACCCCTGGCTGGAGTCGGTCCCGGTCACGCTCGACCGCGTCATACCGACCCCGGACGGCGACTCCTGGGAACTGGCGGACGCCGACGGGGCAACGGCCCTGCCGCTGACCCCATCGGCCCGCTCCCGCCCCGGCCTGTGGCGACTCGTCGCTCTGTCCGGCGGCGCCCCCCTCAAGGTCTTCGGCGAGTGCGGCCACCGCGGCTTCAACCCGCTGACCGCCTGGACGGAAGGAGCGGGTGAGGCGGTGGCGCTGTGCTGA
- a CDS encoding DUF5691 domain-containing protein has translation MNTASSAWEDLVTTALLGTERRTPPGSVPGREAPVALLDAAAVETVRRRAGLRPARAAERPEPAPEDPRPHLPAAAARRLALLLADRPGAGAGRSRGTAPDLMELLPQWLARANTRGFAAPPEMLPALLDAARGRTDLRPAALTFAGPRAMWLARLNPDWRFALRAAPGGGAAVPDPEDTEKVRELWQEGLFAERVALLATIRARVPAVARELLATTWSTERAEDRLMFLDSLRTGLGPDDEPFLEQALTDRSRNVRATAAELLSALPGSALAGRMAVRAGACVTVDRMREIPTIAVEAPHECDPSMERDGVVTKAPAGRGERSWWFGQLVEAAPLGTWPGRLGGRTPQEILALPVADDWQGELHAAWCRAAVRQRDAEWARALLGTPSAPEASGPGAVSLAERAKLLGTLGSAERAEWVAGFIAAHGLSEAFQLLGVCAVPWAEPLGRAVVDALNIARDAGSYPWSFSGVMGLAERCLDPGEASRLDGLMAVPDEPEDASPGAGGYWAEAFQRLVTTLRLRAAMAKELETP, from the coding sequence ATGAACACCGCGTCAAGCGCCTGGGAGGACCTGGTCACCACCGCCCTGCTCGGGACCGAGCGGCGCACTCCGCCGGGTTCCGTTCCCGGCCGGGAGGCCCCGGTGGCGCTGTTGGACGCGGCGGCCGTGGAGACCGTACGACGGCGGGCCGGGCTACGACCCGCGCGAGCGGCCGAGCGCCCGGAACCGGCGCCCGAGGACCCGCGCCCGCACCTGCCCGCCGCGGCGGCCCGCAGGCTCGCGCTGCTGCTGGCCGACCGTCCCGGCGCGGGCGCCGGCCGTAGCAGAGGCACGGCACCGGATCTCATGGAGTTGCTGCCGCAGTGGCTCGCGAGGGCCAACACGCGCGGCTTCGCGGCGCCACCGGAGATGCTGCCCGCGCTGCTGGACGCGGCTCGCGGCCGTACGGATCTACGGCCGGCGGCGCTGACGTTCGCGGGACCGCGGGCGATGTGGCTCGCCCGGCTCAACCCTGACTGGCGGTTCGCCCTGCGTGCGGCGCCCGGCGGGGGCGCGGCGGTGCCGGACCCCGAAGACACGGAGAAGGTACGGGAGCTCTGGCAGGAGGGACTGTTCGCTGAGCGGGTCGCCCTGCTCGCGACCATCCGCGCCCGCGTGCCCGCCGTCGCACGCGAACTGCTCGCGACCACCTGGTCGACGGAACGGGCGGAGGACCGCCTGATGTTCCTGGACTCGCTGCGGACGGGACTGGGACCGGACGACGAGCCGTTCCTGGAACAGGCACTGACCGACCGGAGCCGCAATGTACGGGCGACGGCGGCGGAGTTGCTGTCGGCGCTGCCGGGCTCGGCACTGGCCGGACGGATGGCGGTCCGGGCCGGGGCGTGCGTGACCGTCGACCGTATGCGGGAGATACCGACTATCGCCGTTGAAGCGCCGCACGAGTGCGACCCCAGCATGGAGCGGGACGGTGTCGTGACCAAGGCTCCGGCGGGACGGGGTGAACGGTCATGGTGGTTCGGTCAGTTGGTCGAAGCGGCACCGCTCGGGACCTGGCCCGGCCGGCTCGGCGGACGCACTCCTCAGGAGATCCTGGCGCTGCCGGTCGCGGACGACTGGCAGGGCGAACTGCACGCGGCATGGTGCCGAGCCGCCGTGCGGCAACGCGACGCGGAGTGGGCACGGGCGCTCCTCGGCACCCCGTCGGCACCGGAAGCCAGCGGCCCAGGAGCGGTGTCCCTGGCGGAACGGGCAAAGCTCCTCGGCACGCTGGGCTCCGCCGAACGCGCCGAGTGGGTGGCCGGGTTCATCGCGGCGCACGGACTGTCCGAGGCGTTCCAACTGCTCGGAGTGTGCGCGGTGCCGTGGGCCGAGCCCCTGGGGCGGGCTGTGGTAGACGCACTCAACATCGCGCGAGACGCGGGGAGTTACCCATGGAGTTTCAGCGGAGTGATGGGCTTGGCCGAACGCTGCCTGGACCCCGGGGAGGCGTCCCGACTGGACGGCCTGATGGCCGTACCGGACGAACCGGAGGACGCGTCACCGGGAGCCGGAGGCTACTGGGCGGAGGCATTCCAACGCCTGGTCACAACCCTGCGCCTGAGGGCGGCCATGGCGAAGGAGCTGGAGACACCCTAA
- a CDS encoding cobalamin B12-binding domain-containing protein, which translates to MGVAAGPIRVVVAKPGLDGHDRGAKVIARALRDAGMEVIYTGLHQTPEQIVDTAIQEDADAIGLSILSGAHNTLFAAVIELLKERDAEDILVFGGGIIPEADIAPLKEKGVAEIFTPGATTASIVEWVRANVVQPAGA; encoded by the coding sequence ATGGGTGTGGCAGCCGGTCCGATCCGCGTGGTGGTGGCCAAGCCGGGGCTCGACGGTCACGATCGCGGGGCCAAGGTGATCGCGCGGGCGCTGCGCGACGCCGGCATGGAGGTCATCTACACCGGGCTCCACCAGACCCCGGAACAGATCGTCGACACGGCGATCCAGGAGGACGCCGACGCGATCGGCCTCTCCATCCTCTCCGGTGCCCACAACACCCTGTTCGCCGCCGTGATCGAGCTCCTGAAGGAGCGTGACGCCGAGGACATCCTGGTCTTCGGAGGCGGCATCATTCCCGAGGCGGACATCGCTCCGCTGAAGGAGAAGGGGGTTGCCGAGATCTTCACGCCGGGAGCGACGACGGCTTCGATCGTGGAGTGGGTCAGGGCGAACGTGGTGCAGCCGGCTGGGGCGTAG
- a CDS encoding esterase/lipase family protein yields the protein MKVTRAVVPFLPLCQRLLPSRLAGLSMNLLKATALDLAILAGHLLLYPSGIIQERRGPGPALPPPDTAQLPTEAKPPVVLLHGFIDNRSVFVLLRRSLAQHGRQQIESLNYSPLTCDIRAAAELLARHIEEICERTGSNQVDIVGHSLGGLIARYYVQRLGGDIRVRTLVTLGTPHSGTRVAPLMNAHPIVRQMRPGSDVLEELTRPAPGCRTQFVSFWSDLDHLMDPLETACIDHPDLLAHNVRVSGVGHLALPVHPAVATGIRQALDSAPTGAEAAARTGGLTVA from the coding sequence ATGAAGGTCACCAGGGCGGTAGTGCCCTTTCTTCCCCTCTGTCAGCGTCTGCTCCCCAGCAGACTGGCGGGGCTGTCCATGAACCTCCTGAAGGCGACCGCCCTGGACCTCGCCATCCTCGCGGGACATCTCCTCCTCTACCCGTCCGGCATCATCCAGGAGCGCCGCGGCCCGGGCCCCGCGCTTCCCCCGCCCGACACCGCACAGCTGCCGACGGAGGCCAAACCCCCGGTCGTCCTCCTGCACGGCTTCATCGACAACCGCTCGGTCTTCGTCCTGCTGCGCCGCAGTCTCGCCCAGCACGGCAGGCAGCAGATCGAGTCGCTCAACTACTCTCCGCTGACCTGCGACATACGCGCCGCGGCCGAGCTGCTCGCCCGGCACATAGAGGAGATCTGCGAGCGCACGGGCAGTAATCAGGTGGACATCGTCGGCCACAGCCTCGGCGGACTGATCGCCCGTTATTACGTACAGCGACTGGGCGGTGACATCCGCGTCAGGACGCTGGTGACACTGGGCACGCCGCACTCCGGCACCCGGGTTGCTCCGCTCATGAACGCCCACCCGATCGTCCGCCAGATGCGCCCGGGCTCGGACGTCCTCGAGGAGCTCACCCGGCCGGCCCCCGGATGCCGTACGCAGTTCGTGAGCTTCTGGAGCGACCTGGACCACCTGATGGACCCGCTGGAGACCGCCTGCATCGACCACCCCGACCTGCTGGCGCACAACGTGCGGGTGAGCGGCGTCGGGCACCTCGCCCTGCCCGTGCACCCCGCCGTCGCGACCGGCATACGCCAGGCCCTCGACTCCGCGCCGACGGGAGCCGAAGCAGCCGCCCGGACCGGTGGTCTGACCGTGGCGTGA
- a CDS encoding M23 family metallopeptidase, whose amino-acid sequence MPVSFRRETCRRLSRPRTAGYSHRTALAAPVVEAREKLVNERHPSGIITSPAPASDASAPYAPYGGQEAHYGDFTTYDAYAANGIPAGAAGLDTGAYATPTFDADPLFGSMPGENTGSYDGTQWSTGSHQTLNYDVYAAQHHAAYDTGAYDTTAWTDGHQPLSVIPPQSTGPEATGQWDSGTWLQPEQPEHSGAADQTQQWGWGTQTFDTGAYDATQWNSDGAQHPADEYEQVSYDELAQGEGGLDHTSLTGSTGEQPAVTPLLDDQEEQEEAVSPTPAPGSRAAARGAGRSRRRTPAKRSALLTVAVPSACVMGVAGIAAASVGTLTDDGGDTSTTAADTKSVKPSAANNKLDTQLESLTAGADDFADRASRTQERIDLKAQQEAEKKKAAAAAARKERLRPKYALPVARHGLSAYFGQSGINWMSIHTGIDFPVSYGTPVMAATDGTVRTEWNSSYGNMMIVTDKDGTETWYCHLSTYAVSSGTTVKAGDTIAYSGNSGNSTGPHLHFEVKPSGGSAIDPLAWLRSHGLDPT is encoded by the coding sequence ATGCCCGTTTCCTTCAGGCGCGAAACCTGCCGAAGATTGTCGCGCCCGCGTACTGCCGGGTACAGTCACCGCACTGCTCTGGCAGCCCCTGTTGTCGAGGCGAGAGAGAAGTTGGTGAACGAACGTCACCCGTCGGGGATCATCACCTCCCCGGCTCCGGCTTCCGATGCCTCGGCGCCCTACGCGCCGTACGGCGGACAGGAAGCCCACTACGGTGACTTCACCACGTACGACGCCTACGCGGCGAACGGTATTCCCGCGGGCGCGGCGGGCCTGGACACCGGTGCCTACGCCACCCCGACCTTCGACGCCGACCCGCTCTTCGGCAGCATGCCCGGCGAGAACACGGGCTCGTACGACGGCACTCAGTGGTCGACGGGCAGTCACCAGACGCTGAACTACGACGTGTACGCGGCCCAGCACCACGCGGCCTACGACACCGGCGCGTACGACACCACCGCCTGGACCGACGGCCACCAGCCGCTCTCCGTCATCCCGCCGCAGTCCACCGGCCCCGAGGCCACCGGCCAGTGGGATTCGGGTACTTGGCTGCAGCCCGAGCAGCCTGAGCACTCCGGCGCGGCGGACCAGACCCAGCAGTGGGGCTGGGGCACGCAGACCTTCGACACCGGCGCGTACGACGCCACGCAGTGGAACTCGGACGGCGCCCAGCACCCGGCCGACGAGTACGAGCAAGTCTCGTACGACGAACTCGCCCAGGGCGAGGGCGGGTTGGACCACACGAGCCTCACCGGCTCGACCGGCGAGCAGCCCGCCGTAACACCCCTGCTCGACGACCAGGAAGAGCAGGAAGAGGCCGTCTCGCCGACCCCTGCGCCCGGCTCACGCGCGGCCGCGCGTGGCGCGGGGCGCTCCCGTCGCCGTACGCCCGCCAAGCGCTCCGCGCTGCTGACGGTCGCCGTGCCGTCGGCGTGTGTGATGGGTGTCGCGGGCATCGCCGCCGCGTCCGTCGGCACACTGACCGACGACGGCGGCGACACGTCGACGACCGCGGCGGACACGAAGTCCGTCAAGCCGTCCGCCGCGAACAACAAGCTGGACACCCAGCTCGAGAGCCTCACCGCCGGTGCCGACGACTTCGCCGACCGGGCCAGCCGTACGCAGGAGCGCATCGACCTCAAGGCCCAGCAGGAGGCCGAGAAGAAGAAGGCGGCGGCGGCGGCGGCCCGCAAGGAGCGGCTGCGTCCGAAGTACGCCCTGCCGGTCGCCCGGCACGGGCTCAGCGCCTACTTCGGCCAGTCCGGCATCAACTGGATGTCCATCCACACCGGCATCGACTTCCCGGTCTCGTACGGCACGCCGGTGATGGCCGCGACCGACGGCACCGTCCGCACGGAGTGGAACAGCTCCTACGGCAACATGATGATCGTGACCGACAAGGACGGTACGGAGACGTGGTACTGCCACCTCTCCACGTACGCCGTCTCGTCCGGTACGACCGTGAAAGCCGGCGACACGATCGCGTACTCCGGCAACTCCGGCAACTCGACCGGCCCGCACCTGCACTTCGAGGTGAAGCCGTCCGGTGGCTCCGCCATAGACCCGCTGGCCTGGCTGCGCAGCCACGGGCTGGACCCGACGTAA
- the pcrA gene encoding DNA helicase PcrA: MSSLFDDSFLADLQAPRGPAEEPPPPPEDEHVPEPVPDDLFGGKFDAPPDRDAYYRDGAHRPAVDPAALLDGLNENQRAAVVHSGSPLLIVAGAGSGKTRVLTHRIAYLLGERKVHPGQILAITFTNKAAGEMKERVEQLVGPRANAMWVMTFHSACVRILRRESKKLGFTSSFSIYDAADSKRLMALVCRDLDLDPKRYPPKSFSAKISNLKNELIDEEDFAAQATDGFEKTLAQAYAMYQSRLREANALDFDDLIMTTVNLLRAFPDVAEHYRRRFRHVMVDEYQDTNHAQYALVRELVGTGEHDEDVPPSDHDLLPAELCVVGDADQSIYAFRGATIRNILQFEEDYPDATTILLEQNYRSTQTILTAANAVIERNESRRPKNLWTNAGAGARITGYVADTEHDEAQFVAEEIDRLTDAGDAKAGDVAVFYRTNAQSRVFEEVFIRVGLPYKVVGGVRFYERKEVRDVLAYLRVLANPEDSVPLRRILNVPKRGIGDRAEAMIDALSQREKISFPQALRRVDEAYGMAARSTNAVKRFNVLMEELRTIVESGAGPATVLEAVLERTGYLAELQASTDPQDETRIENLQELAAVALEFEQESGEGEAAGGLSEFLERVALVADSDQIPDEDEEGAGVITLMTLHTAKGLEFPVVFLTGMEDGVFPHMRALGQTKELEEERRLAYVGITRARERLYLTRSAMRSAWGQPSYNPPSRFLAEIPDQHVDWKRTGPSAAPAGPVSGVAASLSSSRSRSSASGASGFATRRTSEKPVVALAVGDRVTHDQFGLGTVMAVKGTGGNAEATIDFGDTKPKRLLLRYAPVEKL, translated from the coding sequence ATGAGCAGCCTCTTTGATGACAGCTTTCTGGCGGACCTCCAGGCCCCGCGGGGCCCCGCGGAGGAACCCCCGCCGCCGCCCGAGGACGAGCATGTGCCGGAGCCGGTTCCGGACGATCTGTTCGGCGGGAAGTTCGACGCGCCGCCGGACCGGGACGCGTACTACCGGGACGGCGCGCACCGCCCGGCGGTGGACCCGGCCGCGCTCCTGGACGGGCTGAACGAGAACCAGCGAGCGGCCGTCGTCCACTCCGGCTCCCCGCTGCTCATCGTGGCCGGCGCAGGCTCCGGCAAGACGCGCGTGCTGACGCACCGCATCGCGTACCTGCTCGGCGAGCGCAAGGTGCACCCCGGCCAGATCCTCGCGATCACCTTCACCAACAAGGCCGCCGGCGAGATGAAGGAGCGCGTCGAGCAACTCGTCGGCCCACGCGCGAACGCGATGTGGGTGATGACCTTCCACAGCGCGTGCGTGCGCATCCTGCGCCGGGAGAGCAAGAAGCTCGGCTTCACCTCGTCCTTCTCGATCTACGACGCCGCCGACTCCAAGCGCCTGATGGCCCTGGTCTGCCGCGACCTGGACCTCGATCCCAAGCGCTACCCACCCAAGTCCTTCAGCGCCAAGATCAGCAACCTGAAGAACGAGCTGATCGACGAGGAGGACTTCGCCGCCCAGGCCACCGACGGCTTCGAGAAGACCCTCGCCCAGGCGTACGCGATGTACCAGTCGCGCCTGCGCGAGGCCAACGCCCTCGACTTCGACGACCTGATCATGACGACGGTCAACCTGCTGCGCGCCTTCCCCGACGTCGCCGAGCACTACCGCCGCCGCTTCCGGCACGTCATGGTCGACGAGTACCAGGACACCAACCACGCGCAGTACGCCCTGGTACGCGAACTCGTCGGCACCGGTGAACACGATGAGGACGTACCGCCCAGCGACCACGACCTGCTCCCCGCCGAACTGTGCGTCGTCGGTGACGCCGACCAGTCGATCTACGCCTTCCGCGGCGCGACCATCCGCAACATCCTCCAGTTCGAGGAGGACTACCCGGACGCGACGACGATCCTGCTGGAGCAGAACTACCGCTCCACCCAGACGATCCTCACCGCGGCCAACGCCGTCATCGAGCGCAACGAGTCCCGCCGCCCCAAGAACCTGTGGACCAACGCGGGCGCGGGCGCGCGCATCACCGGCTATGTCGCCGACACCGAGCACGACGAGGCGCAGTTCGTCGCCGAGGAGATAGACCGCCTCACGGACGCGGGCGACGCGAAGGCGGGAGACGTCGCCGTCTTCTACCGGACGAACGCCCAGTCCCGTGTCTTCGAAGAGGTCTTCATCCGCGTCGGCCTGCCCTACAAGGTCGTCGGCGGCGTCCGCTTCTACGAGCGCAAGGAGGTCAGGGACGTCCTGGCCTACCTGCGCGTGCTCGCCAACCCCGAGGACTCGGTCCCGCTGCGCCGCATCCTCAACGTGCCCAAGCGGGGCATCGGCGACCGCGCCGAGGCGATGATCGACGCCCTCTCCCAGCGCGAGAAGATCAGCTTCCCGCAGGCACTGCGCCGCGTCGACGAGGCATACGGCATGGCCGCCCGGTCGACGAACGCGGTCAAGCGGTTCAACGTGCTCATGGAGGAGCTCCGTACGATCGTCGAGTCGGGCGCGGGACCCGCGACCGTCCTCGAGGCCGTCCTCGAACGCACCGGCTACCTCGCCGAGTTGCAGGCCTCCACCGACCCGCAGGACGAGACCCGGATCGAGAACCTCCAGGAACTCGCGGCCGTGGCCCTGGAGTTTGAGCAGGAGTCCGGGGAGGGCGAGGCCGCGGGCGGACTCTCCGAATTCCTGGAGCGCGTCGCCCTGGTCGCCGACTCCGACCAGATCCCCGACGAGGACGAGGAAGGCGCGGGCGTCATCACCCTGATGACCCTGCACACCGCCAAGGGCCTCGAATTCCCCGTCGTGTTCCTGACCGGCATGGAGGACGGCGTCTTCCCGCACATGCGCGCCCTCGGCCAGACCAAGGAGCTGGAGGAGGAGCGCCGCCTGGCGTACGTCGGCATCACGCGCGCGCGTGAGCGCCTGTATCTGACGCGGTCCGCCATGCGGAGCGCGTGGGGGCAGCCGTCGTACAACCCGCCCTCGCGTTTCCTGGCGGAGATTCCGGACCAGCACGTGGACTGGAAGCGGACCGGTCCCTCCGCGGCCCCCGCGGGCCCGGTGTCGGGCGTCGCCGCCTCTCTGTCCTCGTCCCGCTCCCGCTCGTCGGCGTCGGGCGCCTCCGGCTTCGCCACGCGACGGACCTCGGAGAAGCCGGTGGTCGCGCTGGCGGTCGGCGACCGGGTCACCCACGACCAGTTCGGTCTCGGCACGGTGATGGCGGTCAAGGGCACAGGCGGCAACGCGGAGGCCACGATCGACTTCGGCGACACCAAGCCGAAGCGCTTGCTGCTGCGGTATGCGCCGGTGGAGAAGCTCTGA
- a CDS encoding ScyD/ScyE family protein, with protein sequence MRNRTALVIATGVALTVTAGIAPASAGADQAGRTGGKPVVRVIAKGLDNPRQLSYDHGRLYVAEAGRGGKKCIGEGPEGETCIGLTSAVTKIYWNGGAWKHYRVVQGLPSAAAPDGGFATGVDGVSARHGKVWGVETFAPPEAGVPTTPPWDKLGKLLKISHGTAKIAADIAAVELKHNPHKASVESNPYAVLALPDGRKIVADAAGNDLIEVSPSGRARPFTVFPDHDKNQSVPTSLALGPDGKLYVGELNGESEKPTARVWQVDPRTGKILGWKSGFGSITGLALNGKGDLYVSQLFAGVVTKVSHGKRTNVKVPFPAGVAVDPHDSKVYVSAWSVADRDGTDLGQGKTPGGQVWKILGF encoded by the coding sequence ATGAGGAACCGCACCGCACTCGTCATCGCCACAGGAGTCGCACTCACCGTCACCGCGGGCATCGCACCCGCGAGCGCGGGCGCCGATCAGGCCGGCCGCACCGGCGGCAAACCCGTCGTCCGCGTGATCGCGAAGGGCCTCGACAATCCACGCCAGCTGTCGTACGACCACGGGCGCCTGTACGTCGCCGAGGCGGGCCGCGGCGGCAAGAAGTGCATCGGGGAGGGGCCGGAGGGCGAGACCTGCATCGGCCTCACGTCGGCCGTCACCAAGATCTACTGGAACGGGGGCGCGTGGAAGCACTACAGGGTGGTGCAGGGGCTGCCCTCGGCCGCCGCCCCTGACGGCGGCTTCGCGACCGGCGTCGACGGTGTCTCCGCGCGGCACGGCAAGGTCTGGGGCGTCGAGACCTTCGCCCCGCCGGAGGCCGGAGTGCCCACGACCCCGCCCTGGGACAAGCTCGGCAAGCTGCTGAAGATCAGCCACGGCACGGCGAAGATCGCCGCGGACATCGCGGCCGTGGAGCTGAAGCACAACCCGCACAAGGCATCCGTGGAGTCCAACCCGTACGCCGTCCTCGCCCTCCCCGACGGCCGCAAGATCGTCGCCGACGCCGCCGGCAACGACCTGATCGAGGTCTCGCCGTCGGGCCGGGCCCGCCCCTTCACCGTCTTCCCGGACCACGACAAGAACCAGTCCGTCCCGACCTCCCTGGCGCTCGGCCCCGACGGCAAGCTCTACGTCGGCGAGCTCAACGGCGAGAGCGAGAAGCCCACCGCGCGCGTGTGGCAGGTCGACCCCCGGACCGGCAAGATCCTCGGCTGGAAGTCCGGCTTCGGCTCGATCACCGGGCTCGCCCTCAACGGCAAGGGCGACCTGTACGTCAGCCAGCTCTTCGCCGGCGTCGTCACCAAGGTCTCCCACGGCAAGCGGACGAACGTGAAGGTCCCGTTCCCGGCGGGCGTGGCCGTCGACCCGCACGACAGCAAGGTCTACGTCTCGGCCTGGTCCGTCGCCGACCGGGACGGAACGGATCTGGGACAGGGCAAGACGCCGGGCGGCCAGGTCTGGAAGATCCTCGGCTTCTGA